The nucleotide window CAGTTTCTTTAATGGGTTTCTTGTCCTGGAAGCCTAGCGAGTGCGTACCTCTTTAATGCGTGTTTCTCTGTTACAGTCCTTTCTAATGAATGTAAGTTTGCTAGACAGAGCAGAAGTCTTTTCACAATGTAGTAACGCATCTTTTCTATTCTTCTTAATTTTTCAGAACTATCATGACATCATGTCTTGCCACCCAGAAAACTTTCAGTGGGAGCACTGGAGTTTTGAAAATGTTGCTACCATACTTGCTCGCCGGTTCCCCAATAGCTTTATTTGGGTTGTAAAGTGTTCTCGAATGCATCTGCACAAATTCAGTTGTTATGACAACTTTGTGGCAAGCAACATGTTTGGAGCACCAGAGCACAGCACTGACTTTGGAGCTTTCAAGCATCTCCATGCATTGCTCGTTAATGCATTCAGACTCTCTCAGAATATTCTGCTGTCCCAGAAAAGTGTGCACGGTGTCAGCAAGGATGCAAAAATAGCTGCTGGTAAATCACAGCCACAGTCTGTTCCTACGACAAATGGCTGCTCAtccacagaaaaagagagagattgtGAATGCTCTAATAATTCTGCTATGAACTTCATTATACCGTCTGCTGTAGGTGCAGTGTCATTTACTTTGATTGGCTTCAGTAAAGGTTGTGTGGTTTTGAACCAGCTGCTTTATGAGCTGAAGGAGGCCAAAAAAGACAAGAATACAGATGCCTTCTTAAAAAACATCAAAGCAATTTACTGGTTGGATGGTGGTCACTCGGGAGGAAGCAATACTTGGGTTACTTACCCTGAAGTGCTGAAAGAACTTGCAGAAACAGGAATTGAAGTTCATGCTCATGTTACACCATACCAAGTGTTTGACACAATGAGGTCATGGATCGGGAGAGAGCATGAGAAATTTGTACAGATACTTGAAGAATTTGGTGTGGAAATAAATGATCAGCTGCATTTTGCTGATGACGTTCCCTCCTTAGATAACCATTTCAGAGTTCATGAAGTATTTTGAGACTGTATGTATCTCAAGTATATTAATTGTAAAAGCGCTTTTAACACTGTAAATATAATCTAAATTTACAACTTTGAGCAGATGCTTTCTGAAGAGAATACTAAATCAGTCCTTCATTGCTAATAGATACTATATATAAATTTCAGTAGCTTAAAAAGGAGGATTGGGACTGCCTACCTACAACAGGTGTTGTCATTTGATTCCTGGAAAAAATTGTTGTGAAGAACTATCCTATTCATGTTTTTTGTTAAATGTGGACATTTATTCTCAAACTGTTGACAAAATGTCTAATGTCATATACTGCCTTTAGTGGGTGTTTAAAAGTACTCAAGACTTTCAAATGCCTGGATACTTCAGTTCAGTAGCTTCCAGGGCTAAAAGCTTTGATCGTTGTCAGTAACAGACATAAGGATGTTTTTTTGACTTAAGGAAAATGATGACTGTTAGAACAATCTTAGTTATATATTTTGGTGAAAACTGGTTTAGTTAGTTAATTTAATCTTCCAGTTGTGTAACATTTCTCCTAATTGAAACAAAGTCACAAATATTTACCTTTGGAATAATAGTGCCAATCTATTTTTCTTCCTATGTGCACCTTGACTTTTCTGTTGCTATAAAGTTTCATTAGTTCACTGTGTAGTATCTGCTAGTGAATAGCCATTTCACCTGGGGGCTTGAAAATTTTGTCGTAGCTATGTTAAGTGACCAAGAATAATGAGGATGGTGTAGCTTATTGCTGTTTCAGCATAGCTTGCTATTGCTTTGATTAACTTCTATAAGGACCAGCAGCAATATCTGTATTTTCAAGTCAAGAGATGTCTTTATCCCTGCCTTGGACTGGTGAGGTCAAAatgcttcagtttttaaaactattatcATCTTTAAATGTATCGCAGTAGTTGCTTCTACAGCCACtcaaaaaatctattttcagagCCTAATTTTTCATACTGAACCCCTGCCCCATTAAATACAAATCTGGGCAAATCAGATGATACAAAAGATGTAGTCTAGTTCAGGCCCCAAACCTGAACGTTCTTCAGAGttactgaaagacagaaaatgaggGTATTAGTGGAACTTTTCTACTGTTGTAAGTAACTTTCCATTTACCTATAAATGAATCTTAGTATCATTCTTAAAGACAACTGCAACTATTAACAGTGAACCAGTAGCTTAAAATGGGTTTGGATTTCCTGGAAGGATTGAAATACAAAAGGAAGTTGGCAAAAATACTGTTAAGATTACACAAACAGATGTGGCTCAGCTgtgaaaaaaggcattttatttgtattttgatgGCTTAGCAACATCTTTCCCCTGCTTGCTTTCCATGACTCTTACACTGTGGAAGGAAAGTCCAGGGTCATCTTCTGCTGGCATCATTAAAACTTACAAGGTTCACTGGAGACAGCATTTTCACAACTCTTGCAGAGCTGGCGCACGAGTTAGTGATCACTGAAGAATGAGAAAAGTGTTTTGAACTCTTCAGAAAATTTTCTGAATACTCAAAATATTAAGGGTAGTAGAAAGGATTGACCAAAGGGGGAAATAATCTATTTTAGTTGATGGAGGAAAAGTACAACACACAAACCAACTCtatcattttataaaaaaatctgaattctcGTTCCATCTACTTTTTTTGAATGCATTTTCTTGAAGAATTTATTCAACCCTATTTATCAATTACTGTCTTATTGGATTTATAACAACATGTTTATATGTTCCAAGGAAGGCTATTTCccttttttgtccttttgatAACACTTGCATGATATGCCACGActtttttctgtaaaggaaatGTGGGTCACGTAGCAAAGTGATTTTAATAGAAAGCCTACAAATTGCTTGAAACATCTTTAACTATCGACTTAGAAgataaaatttaaacaaataacaaaaaacccaaaccacaccaCTGATCTTACTTTCTCGGTCTCAGACTTAACCAGGCTAACTTGTGAATGCTAAAACTTGCCCTATCCAATAACAGTGCAGATCACAGACCAATTTCTAAACAATTCTGTGCCAGCCAAAACAGCAGGAGTAGGTTGTTGCAAGCTTTTGGAAACAGCTTATGAAAATATTGACATTGTCTTCAGAAGTTTCTGGATGGCTGTCCTATGAAAATATTAACCTGCTTGATGGAGGCTGCTTACAATAACTGTTAAATAAAATAGGCTCGAGTGTTGCTTTATTAATTTGAAGAATAAGCACTTTGTTGTAAAGCTAATCTTGTTGTGAGACCTCATGTTGTGGAGGGAAAACTGACTGGTTGTTTTTCATTCTCTAAACAGTTGTAGTACTCTGTTGGAATGTGCCTCTGTTATTCACTACAGTGcatgctaaaaataaattttgcaaacAATGtagaaaataaactatttctaATGGGTGAAACCGCTTTGGTGTCAGTGTAAAACCGTTAAACAAGGAATGTGCAGTTAAGTTTTGTGGATTAAGCTTtatcaggtttaaaaaaaacagatttatttgatAGCTTTTCTTGAAGGAGGCTTTGTGTTTGTGTAGTCAGCAACTGCAGTTGTAAAACAGCTTACTAGCATCTCGCACACATGGGAAAGCTGGCATGAAGCACCCAAGGGTGTGAACATTTCTCTGTTAGGATGAAATGGGTCATAGTTGTATATGCCTGTTTTTCAGTGTTAACTGTAAAGGCAGTTTTTAATAAGCTTAGATGCAAATTCCTAAAGTTAAGTGATTCTCATGCTTATAGTGGTTTAGTTCAGGACAGTTCCATTTTTGAATGGAGTGAGCAACATTACACAGTACAACCTAGTATGTAATAGCTGATACTCTTTATATTACATGCTTGTGTCTTGTATAATAGACAAGACATTCTTCAGATTTTGagaaatgctgaaatgttttaatCTCTGCCTGTTAAGTTCCTTTAAAAGAAGGCTCAGTTCTGTGAAATTGTCCAGAATCTGTATGActtaaatgattttattttgtgtgcATTTTAAATACTAGAAACTTTGGTAACCTGCTTCCTATCTGGGACTAATTTAATCACATCTCTGTAAATGCTGCTGCATTAATTGGTATTGGCCCCTAATTTTGAAAGATGATTAAGGGTCCAGGTCTTAACATGTTGCTGAAAGGAGCAATCTTTTCTGTCCTCCCATTGATAACATCCTACTTCCTCCCTATGTTAGCACAAGGACTTTATGGTGAGCTGTTCTGTCTTGATTAACATTATTGATGATAGAGATAACTGACAGGAGTGCTCTGTATTTAAATAGTCATAGAAATTATTTTGAGTAAGACTGCTAAGTCAGTTCAGGAGTTCAGATGTTACAACTGTGGATTCATAGATATGTGTATCCATAGAGAAAAGTGAATTGTGCGTGATCATGCGCTCAGGTTTTCCCAGCAGGTTCTTTTTGAGCtgtttgcagaaagaaaacatcacctgttttttcttccctcttacAGTGCTTGCAAGGCTGTCTTTCTTAAGCTAACAAGTACTTCTTCTCTGCAGATGAACAATATTTGTGGTCTTGTACAGACTGAAAGTTGAAGCACGGAGGGTGAAGTATACCTtgtatagtatatatatatatacacacacaccaaGTATAACCTTGCAtgcttatttaaaattacatgggGTCTTATCAGTTAAAATAAGAGAGAatttaaagaacagtaaaaatTTTGGAATGCGTGTGCTCTGCTGTGAGCCACATTTTTAGGTGCATCACTGCCTAGTGGAATCCACAACATGAACTGTGTGTCCAGTGTCCCTGTGCAATACAAAAGCAAAGGCAGATGTCTCAGACTGCAATCAACAACAGAGAGCCTCATCAAATCACCTTTGGAGTTACTTCTTCACAATCTTTTTAATCTTGTATTAGAAtctcatttcatttttgtaaGGATGGTagattaaagaataaaaaaatctactTCTGATGCTCATAACCTGATGAAAATGTAGGTACATTTAAATATTGCTGATGGAGACCCTGACTAGCTTTATGTTGGTCTTACTGCTCTCTTAATTCTGTTCTGATACAAGGTGACTGTTTTTAATTCAAATATAATAACATGAAGTCATTAAGCCAGTAATGCAAGATCACGTAACACCTGTGTGGCAGACGGACACTGCTTCTCCCAGTGCCAGACACACTGTTCCTGACTAAATTAATTCCATCAGTATTAACAGCATAATTCACTTCTCCCACTGACAAAAACCACTTGCACAGGATTAGCTGTTCCACATCACTGTGGAAGCCATGGAAAACTGATTCAGGCAGTCATTTTGTGTGTAGTGTAGTGCAGGTTATGAAGTAGTGATGGCTTTGTCCTCATTTCCTGTCATTAGGGCTTCATTACATGTTCCCAAGTGACCCAAAATTCCACTTAAGCAAATGACCAGAAAAGCATCTGgcagaacaaaaggagaaaatgaattcTTACCTGTTTTTTCTTCATGTATAGAAACATCTCATGTACTTGAAACGGAGCAGAATGCCATTACTTCAAGGTTCAgaaaaaattttccttcttttagtaAGCTTTCAGAGAGCACTTTCAGTCACGATTGTTAGTTTCCTTTGTTAAACTTGGCACTTCAGAGCTGAGTTGTTTCTAAAGAAAGCACTGCTGCAAGACACAGAAAACAGGGGACGTACCAGTGCTGAAGTGCAAAACAAGGCTCTTCACATTTCCCACACCATATAAGCCTGGGTGTTAGATAAAGCTATTGCATCCCTTACAGGCTTTCTGCATAGCTCTTCTTTCCCATGCCCCGTCATGAGAAATACATTGATTTTGTGTGATGGAAGTTTTAAGCAATTCATATACTGCTTGACAGCTGAAGTATAAATGTTTTCATAGCGAAAACTGTCCGTTACTGTGATCTGTTTTATTATTGCAAGCGATAGCTTCTGAGCATTTTTGTACGAACAGAGCATCGCACATGGAGCTGCACGTTTTACATGGTTGAGCAgttcttttaatgttttcaatCTGCTCTTAAAAATGTTGACTAGGAACAGATCTGAACAATTGGAAAGGAATTAATCTGCTCTTGTTGCTCTCAGGAATTGCCACTTAAAAGAGATCGTTGCTCTCAGGAATTACTACATACAGAGCTCAGAGTCTATCCTCACTGCTAGCGTCAGACCCAAACCAAAATAGGAGATTTTAACATGGTACTTTATCACAGactgtccccaaacccccctgaATTTCATCTATCCTAGTAACACCAGAATCTTTGGTTATTGAGTGATGCTAACTTACAGAGAATCCCTTGTAAAAGTTGCTGTTTCAGAATATGTATGTATCTTCAACACCTGTGTTGTCTGCATGGAAACATCTAAACGTCTCAGGTTTAGGAAGATACATTTGGGctagaggagaaagaaacaaggACAGGATTTATTTTTGAAGCTGTGAAATAATGCATACTGGGATCACACCACATGTAATATAACCTCTACTGTGGAAAAATCATCCCGACATTAGTCAAGTTAGTAGTCGTGTTGTGAGACTAACAGTGTGTATGAGGCAAACAGTTTAATACTGCGTATTTAAAAAGGATTGCAAATATATTTCTGATCCTTCACGATCAAGTCAAACCCTTTCACATTACGCATTTAACAGGTCACTCAGATTAAGAACCTAGACCCTGTGTAGCTCCTGGAGAGAAACATGTTCTTAAGTAAGATACATCAAATCTTCAGCACATACATGATAGGCAGATATTTAATGACGTGTTTAAAGAGAATATTTTgacatcaatttttaaaattgattctTTCTACAGCAACCACATTAAGAAAGATAAAACATGCATCTTCTGAAATTAGTCATCCTTTATATTTCATACGATGAAGAATAAATAATTCTTTCCAGGTGTTGATTTGCAATgaacttacattttaaaagactCAGTCACCAAATTTTGAGAGTAATTGAAAGTTTGGGGTAGGCCATGTTTAAACTGGTGATTTCAGATACTGTCTGTATTTAAGTATCATAATTCATCTTTCAGTCCTGGGCAGTCTGCACCACCTAACTCCTCTGTTGCATACACTGTTTGAAGTGGCTGGTTTGAATGCTTAGGATGgtcagtgtttatttttctagtaCCTGTTACCACAACTTCATCTGTTTTGTTGTGGCATGATCCCATTTTGCTTTAGGTCTCTAAAGGACAAACTTTCACAAAATGTCAGTGACTCTAATTCATTGTGTTATTTCAGTAGTGGTTTTTTTAAGTGTGGCTACATGTATTCTCTCAGTATGTTAGCTGGAAGTTATTTCTTTAATGCATTCGTTCATCACTTTATTGCCAGTTTCACACCATGTAGCACAGTGGTTAGAGAGCaccaagtaattttatttttttttttaacatagtacCTTCAAGATTTTTATCACTAGTTACATCATGCTCAAATtaagaaaatacatctttaaacTGCTTGGTTTCTTTTATAACATTTCAGAACAAATGATTTCTAGAAGTTACTAAATAAGAAATTGAAGAAACTGgttcaaaatgaaaaaagggTGGCACTGACAGAACAATTACTGTGCTGGTCTACAAAGAATAGTTTTTATTGAGCTTTCCTGAGTATGCACTTACATCACATCTGGTGGGATTTACTGACAATCTTAGAGAAGTGAAAACCAAAGGGGTcatgggaagggaaagaaacacCCCACTATCACTGCAGAGATTTTTCACAATGCTGGAAGagaagcaggagcagggctgggttaTCCACCAGCTGATCAGGGTGAGATAACCTCGTTTGCTGACGTATAAAAATATAGGCTTCATTTTAAAGTTGGTAGCGTGAAGAAGAAATAGCTGTGCTTGCTATAGCACTTGACTCACATTTAATTCAGCATGACCCTCTTTTCCCAGCCAGATACACCCTTTCCAATCCAAACTTCACACTAGTCTAAACAAGTGACTTACTGTAGCTTTCCTGCTGGGCTGCCTCAGCGCTAATAACCGCAACTGAGGGATGCATTTGGCCTAAGGTGTTTAGATGAACAGTTTAATTGCCTCCCTTACAAAATAAAGAGGGAGACTGAAAAATACTCAAAATGTGTTCTGAGTACTTGTGGCTTGACAGATCTTAGTCGTGTTTTTTACATATGTACTAGGAAACAAGTATTATTGAAAATCTTAATTTCACCATTAGATGGCACAGCAGTGTGAATGCACTTGACCCACAGGATTTTACTCCTTTTACTTTCTCCTCTCCCCAAGAGCCCCAAATGGCTCCCACCCTCCCTCTGGAGCACTGCAGGCTCTTCTCGCAAGCTGAGACAGAAGCGGATCGCTCATACACCGATTGCTGCTCCATGAAGCTTTCCTTATTTATACTTGAGTGTTGAGGGGGCCTGAGAACACCAAGCTAGCACCTCTCTTTTGGGAATGGAGAATCAAGAAATGGCAGAATGTGCAGGGATCAGCACAGTACTTCTCTGAACTAGCATATTGAGAAACTGCTGGTGGTTAGTTAAAAGTGAGAGCTGTGCAGGCAcagtgctggaaaacagctttgtCTAGCCCTGCAGGCTCTCTGAGCCTCTCCATTTAGTCCTAACACAAAGAATATGCTCTGTACACCTCTGCAATTCAAATGGGGCCCTCGACATTATCAGTCCAACAAAGCCAAAAGGCTTCCCCAGCCTAACAGACACAGAGATTCTGTCTCAGCAGTAGGCACAAGCAATCCTTGttcattttcaaacaaaatttttGGGAGACCTATTTGTGATCCCAAATTTAAATTCTACCCTCAGAACGTACAATGATGCCCATCAGAAGCGCTTGGCTGGTTCCATTCATGCCTATTCATTAAGATGGCCGGGTGCCCATTCACATGGTAGCAGACTTTTTTCACTGTATTGAACTGCCAAGAAGAACAGGTTTAGAAGAATAATCTGCACAGTGTTGCAATCTCCTGCTCTTCTGGAGAAAGTTTTTTCCAGCACTTTATTAACACTACATATCTATGTAGTCTAAGAGCTTTTGACAAGTTACAGTTCTCAAAAAACACTGCTAGAAGTAACAGACTGACCTAAGTCAGATAAATGGTGCATTCCTCAAACAGCACAAGTAATAACATCAGAGGAATGTCAAAGGGACAATGACAACCTATTTTCTCAGTGAGATGCCCACCTTTATTTCACAAGGCCTCTGTAAGCACCACAATTGGCTGGAAAGTAACCATCTACAGTGCTTGTACAACAGGCTCCATCCCAAAAGGTACGATGCTACCCCCTTTCATATACTCAAATACTGCTCTCAATAGATTCTACATCTACTCCAGAACTGTGAACTTCATTTCAGATTCTAGGACTATAGCTGAATGGATTTGTGGACACATCAGCTGCAAATGTttcacagctgcagaaacagcaaTGCTGCTCAACTGCATCACGGCAGTGGCAAACGAGGTTTCCTGCACAAAACCTTATTCAGCTGGGAAAGGGGTAAACCATTTACCTTGCTGTCACGCTGCCGCACTATTCTAAGGttaagcttttgcttttttcccatgCCCACTCTCCATTTCACCACAAGGGGGAGCAGAAACTCCCCACACTTACTACCAGACTATTGCTCAAAAAGAAACCATGACTTACAACCACACCAATGGCTTTCTTGGACGTCTTCAGAAATCACTATGGCTTTCCTAAACTTTTAATAAACGAGGTAGCATTCAGGAAAATGTGCAGTTACATCTAAGCATGCATGCTGTCAGCTCAGCCCAGGTACCAAAACTTCTGTTCAGAAAAAATTTAGAACAAAAGAGTTCTAAATGCAGGCACTGGTGTTGTAGAAGAGAGACAATCTCCACATCAGGCAGACTGCGCACTCACtgcatataaagaaaaaacaagaaaaaaatctacaaaataaaCTTTTGTTACAGATGAATGTTTATCAACACAGTTTTTATTTGTGTTACAGAAAGTGTATGTATGTACACATGGACAGTTTCCATATTAACATACAATTTTCTACTTTCACAGGAGCTTGCTGAATTAACGGTGTGTTATATTATCTACAATCATCCCTATAGGCTTTTTCTTGGATGCGTAACACCATTCTCCGAGCATAAAAATCCCTGTATTCCTCAGGTAGTTCTTCAAGTGTTTTCAAGGCCCTGTCCAAGATCTGTatagctctagaggctgctgtGGGATCTTTATTTCCATAAGTGTCACTCTTATCATAGTACTCAGCAGGAAGGTGCTTCCAAAAGACATTCAGTGCCACTCCAAATTCCTCAGAAATTACATTGTGGAACCACAAAGCTGTAGAAAGAGGAATGTCTAAAATGAAAATTACTATCTGAAACTTCCATATGACTCATAACAAGTGTCAGAATTGCCCAAACTAAATCTAGTTGAGGAAGAGCCTCAACAActgtatttttaatctatttataaATATTCATTTATAAATGAATATACATCACATTGTACCAAATTTAAGAAGTTCTTTAAAGACGCTTACGTTGATCCATAACTTCACACAAAAGTAACAATTGCTGAAGTATAAAGAAATACT belongs to Athene noctua chromosome 7, bAthNoc1.hap1.1, whole genome shotgun sequence and includes:
- the C7H2orf69 gene encoding mitochondrial protein C2orf69 homolog — translated: MSRRCPPAAASLLRGLAGPAALCLGRSMSLCGAPAACAAGPAGGGGGGGAGFSARLSPPWLRLPEVPGAEPHRANELLLLLPPPAPRGPAPPQHHVVYFPGDVQNYHDIMSCHPENFQWEHWSFENVATILARRFPNSFIWVVKCSRMHLHKFSCYDNFVASNMFGAPEHSTDFGAFKHLHALLVNAFRLSQNILLSQKSVHGVSKDAKIAAGKSQPQSVPTTNGCSSTEKERDCECSNNSAMNFIIPSAVGAVSFTLIGFSKGCVVLNQLLYELKEAKKDKNTDAFLKNIKAIYWLDGGHSGGSNTWVTYPEVLKELAETGIEVHAHVTPYQVFDTMRSWIGREHEKFVQILEEFGVEINDQLHFADDVPSLDNHFRVHEVF